One Clostridia bacterium DNA segment encodes these proteins:
- the murA gene encoding UDP-N-acetylglucosamine 1-carboxyvinyltransferase gives MAKFIISGGKRLSGTVAVSGAKNAALPIMAASLMAEGETILENVPQIEDVKCMAQILEGLGASVSWTDSNTVSIKVGSDVGTITPYPLAKKLRASNLLLGSLAGRFGRAEISMPGGCSIGSRPMDLHLKGLKAMGGDVTTGHGFIKVQGKLHGEKIYLDFPSVGATENLMMAAALSEGQTVLENAAKEPEIVDLANFLNAMGAQIWGAGTDLIRIRGVRELRPVRYSIIPDRIEAGTLAIGAAVTGGRVRLENVIPMHLMPLIAKLKEAGARLILEEDALEVEGVAEYTHTDIKTMPYPGFPTDLQSPMLVLLSRAKGTSVVVENIYENRFRMVGELRRMGANIRVEGQTAVVVGVEKLYGAQTKATDLRAGAALVLAALAAEGQSEVCGIEHVDRGYEDFHKKLLSLGADIERVDA, from the coding sequence ATGGCCAAATTTATTATTTCCGGCGGAAAGAGACTGTCTGGGACAGTTGCAGTCAGTGGAGCTAAGAATGCTGCTTTACCCATCATGGCGGCCTCCCTCATGGCGGAGGGAGAAACCATTCTGGAAAACGTGCCGCAAATCGAGGACGTTAAGTGCATGGCGCAAATCCTGGAGGGTCTGGGGGCGAGCGTCAGTTGGACAGACAGCAATACTGTGTCCATCAAGGTGGGCTCCGATGTCGGCACCATTACCCCCTATCCCTTAGCCAAGAAACTAAGGGCCTCCAATCTATTGCTTGGGTCCCTCGCCGGGCGCTTTGGGCGGGCGGAAATATCCATGCCGGGCGGGTGTTCTATTGGTTCCAGGCCCATGGATCTGCACTTGAAAGGATTGAAAGCCATGGGAGGAGATGTGACTACCGGCCATGGTTTTATCAAGGTGCAAGGTAAGCTCCACGGGGAAAAGATCTACCTGGACTTTCCCAGTGTGGGAGCTACGGAAAACTTGATGATGGCAGCTGCCTTGAGCGAAGGCCAGACGGTTCTGGAAAATGCCGCGAAAGAGCCTGAGATTGTGGACCTGGCCAATTTCTTGAACGCCATGGGCGCCCAGATCTGGGGTGCCGGCACCGACCTCATCCGGATTAGAGGGGTAAGAGAACTCCGCCCTGTACGGTACAGCATTATTCCCGACCGGATTGAGGCAGGTACCCTGGCCATCGGGGCGGCGGTGACCGGCGGCCGGGTGCGGCTGGAAAATGTTATTCCCATGCACCTCATGCCTCTCATTGCCAAGCTAAAAGAAGCAGGGGCACGGCTTATTCTGGAAGAAGATGCCCTGGAAGTGGAAGGAGTAGCAGAGTACACCCATACGGATATCAAAACCATGCCCTATCCGGGTTTTCCGACGGATCTGCAATCACCCATGCTGGTGCTGTTGTCCCGGGCCAAGGGCACCAGTGTGGTTGTAGAGAACATTTATGAAAACCGCTTCCGCATGGTAGGGGAACTGCGGCGCATGGGGGCAAATATCCGGGTGGAAGGACAGACGGCCGTGGTGGTAGGCGTAGAGAAGCTCTACGGTGCCCAAACCAAAGCCACGGATCTAAGGGCGGGAGCGGCTCTGGTGCTGGCCGCTTTGGCGGCGGAAGGTCAGTCTGAAGTATGCGGTATCGAACACGTGGACCGCGGTTACGAAGATTTCCATAAGAAACTGCTGTCATTGGGAGCCGACATTGAGAGGGTCGACGCCTGA
- a CDS encoding PDZ domain-containing protein, with product MSYFDSGYERRPNYFVIFVLMLISALIGGIVALYLGPTILGEDIAVPPPGEQQEKPNQTPPVLISPTESPVVAIAEKVSPAVVSIVNYQQTGFFRQLQPSSGSGVIFDSKNGYIVTNYHVIAGADRLEVIVQGEHQYEGRVIGGDEQTDLAVIQIKADNLPEAVFGDSDRLRVGELAVAIGSPLGTSFDRSVTAGVISALNRQISVTGASGQEVNLNVIQTDAAINPGNSGGALVNSRGEVIGINSVKVSRADVEGMGFAIPINDVKPIIRQLIEKGYVSRPFIGIYNYQVVTEQLAQWYDLPQGIWVGGIVPGGPAEKAGMQVEDIIVRIGDQNIKTAADLQGVLKKLKPGDQVVIRVVRKGKAIDLQVTLGEMPRS from the coding sequence ATGAGCTATTTTGATTCCGGCTATGAACGGAGACCCAATTATTTTGTGATTTTTGTCCTGATGCTGATTAGCGCGCTCATTGGGGGTATCGTGGCTTTATATTTAGGGCCTACTATCCTGGGTGAGGATATAGCAGTGCCTCCACCCGGGGAGCAGCAGGAAAAACCAAACCAAACACCGCCGGTATTGATCTCGCCCACGGAATCTCCGGTAGTGGCCATCGCCGAAAAGGTCAGCCCGGCGGTGGTGAGTATCGTGAATTACCAGCAAACGGGTTTTTTCCGCCAATTGCAGCCCTCCTCAGGCTCCGGGGTGATTTTCGACAGCAAGAACGGCTATATTGTGACTAACTATCACGTCATCGCCGGAGCGGACCGGTTGGAGGTTATTGTGCAGGGTGAGCACCAGTACGAAGGCAGGGTCATTGGCGGGGACGAACAGACGGACCTGGCGGTGATCCAGATCAAGGCCGACAATTTGCCCGAGGCGGTCTTTGGCGATTCCGACCGGCTCCGGGTTGGAGAACTGGCCGTGGCCATCGGCAGTCCCCTGGGCACCAGTTTTGACCGCTCGGTGACGGCCGGAGTGATCAGCGCCCTGAACCGGCAGATTAGTGTAACCGGTGCATCGGGGCAGGAAGTTAATCTCAATGTGATCCAGACAGATGCGGCCATTAACCCGGGCAACAGCGGCGGGGCCTTGGTGAACAGCCGGGGCGAAGTCATCGGGATTAACAGCGTGAAGGTGAGCCGGGCTGATGTGGAAGGCATGGGATTTGCCATCCCCATTAACGACGTGAAACCCATTATCAGACAGTTAATCGAAAAAGGTTATGTCAGCCGTCCTTTTATCGGTATCTATAATTACCAAGTGGTGACGGAGCAGTTGGCCCAGTGGTACGACCTGCCCCAAGGCATTTGGGTGGGCGGTATTGTGCCCGGGGGCCCGGCGGAAAAAGCGGGCATGCAGGTGGAAGACATCATCGTCCGCATTGGCGACCAGAACATCAAGACCGCCGCGGACTTGCAGGGGGTCTTGAAAAAACTCAAACCCGGGGATCAGGTGGTCATCCGGGTAGTGCGCAAAGGCAAGGCCATTGATTTGCAAGTGACCCTGGGCGAAATGCCTCGGTCTTAA
- a CDS encoding lysine exporter LysO family protein, whose protein sequence is MILIIAVVLGLIAGYFLRLPASWLDKLGTASFIALGILLFVLGAQIGADPATRANLGTLGLKSFFLTIFSIGGSVGGVWLLEKNLGGKNNSVNHLSTRSAGDNPFRLAGFVGLILAVGIVCGYQYLAPEDLPFLKDLASYALALMLFFVGFDLARQEQVWRQLKTLGVVSFLIPAGVMVGGTLGALVGGMLIGISPPVALATGAASGFYSYSGVVVAEAVGAEAGAIAFLTNFLRELLSFFIIPVLGVRLKGSLAALAPGGATTMDTTLPVIVRALGRDAAAIALINGSLVSLLVPLVLPLLLRL, encoded by the coding sequence ATGATCTTAATCATCGCAGTGGTGCTGGGCCTAATCGCCGGGTATTTCCTCCGGCTGCCTGCTTCCTGGCTGGACAAGCTGGGCACCGCCAGCTTCATTGCTCTCGGCATTTTGCTCTTTGTTTTAGGAGCTCAGATCGGGGCGGATCCGGCCACCAGGGCCAATTTGGGTACTTTAGGCCTCAAATCCTTTTTCCTGACTATATTTTCCATTGGCGGCAGCGTCGGCGGCGTTTGGTTGTTGGAAAAGAACCTGGGCGGCAAGAATAATTCTGTAAACCACCTGTCTACCCGGTCGGCCGGGGACAATCCTTTCCGGCTGGCGGGATTCGTGGGACTCATCTTGGCCGTGGGTATCGTTTGTGGTTACCAGTACCTGGCACCGGAAGATTTACCCTTCCTAAAAGACCTGGCTTCCTATGCCCTGGCTTTGATGCTCTTTTTCGTGGGTTTTGACCTGGCCAGGCAAGAGCAGGTGTGGCGCCAGTTAAAAACCCTGGGCGTCGTATCTTTCCTTATTCCCGCCGGGGTGATGGTGGGAGGTACCCTGGGGGCGCTGGTGGGGGGCATGCTCATCGGCATCTCTCCCCCGGTGGCTTTAGCTACGGGGGCCGCCAGCGGCTTCTACAGCTATTCCGGGGTGGTAGTGGCAGAAGCGGTGGGTGCCGAGGCAGGGGCCATCGCTTTCTTAACGAATTTCTTACGGGAACTGTTGTCATTTTTCATTATTCCTGTGCTGGGGGTCCGGCTGAAAGGCAGCTTGGCGGCCCTGGCCCCCGGCGGGGCTACTACCATGGATACCACGCTGCCGGTGATCGTCCGCGCGCTAGGTAGAGATGCGGCGGCCATTGCTCTTATCAACGGCAGTCTGGTTTCCTTACTGGTGCCGCTGGTGCTGCCTCTTTTGCTCAGACTTTAA
- a CDS encoding 23S rRNA (pseudouridine(1915)-N(3))-methyltransferase RlmH, with protein MNFIIYLVNCKIDRFYREAIREYEKRLSRYCKTQVIAAKNAGVLASKLPGKLYKIIISTQGQLMSSEELAEKINRLGLAGNSTAAVIIGAEDMAGDESWAISPLEMDPGLQATVIFEQIYRAYRILHHEPYHK; from the coding sequence ATGAATTTTATCATTTATCTCGTAAACTGCAAAATAGATAGATTTTACCGGGAAGCTATCCGGGAGTATGAAAAGAGATTAAGCCGGTATTGCAAAACTCAGGTGATTGCCGCAAAAAACGCGGGGGTACTGGCGTCAAAATTGCCCGGGAAGCTCTATAAGATCATCATTTCGACCCAAGGGCAGCTCATGTCTTCCGAAGAACTGGCGGAGAAAATCAACCGCCTAGGTCTGGCGGGCAACTCCACAGCGGCCGTCATTATCGGGGCGGAGGACATGGCCGGTGATGAATCTTGGGCTATCAGTCCCCTGGAAATGGATCCCGGGCTGCAGGCTACCGTCATTTTCGAGCAGATTTACCGTGCTTACCGCATCCTCCATCATGAACCTTATCACAAGTAG
- the rlmH gene encoding 23S rRNA (pseudouridine(1915)-N(3))-methyltransferase RlmH: MEVTVVSVGKIKEPPVLQGIEAYSRQLDKYCRLNLVEVPDAKAPEHLSDKEREQVKNLEGQGILKRLKEDMYVIALDIKGQMLSSAELAGKIRDLRDKGCGHLAFVIGGSLGLSREVLGRADFRLSFGPLTFPHQLMRLMLLEQLCRCFKHIDGQG, encoded by the coding sequence GTGGAAGTTACCGTGGTGAGTGTAGGTAAGATCAAGGAACCTCCGGTGTTGCAAGGGATTGAAGCATACAGCCGGCAGTTGGACAAATATTGCCGCCTGAACCTGGTCGAAGTACCGGATGCCAAGGCGCCGGAGCATCTCAGCGATAAAGAAAGAGAGCAGGTGAAGAATTTAGAAGGGCAGGGCATTTTGAAGCGCCTTAAAGAAGACATGTATGTTATTGCCCTGGACATCAAAGGGCAGATGCTGTCCTCGGCGGAACTGGCCGGAAAAATCCGGGACTTAAGAGACAAAGGCTGCGGCCACCTGGCCTTTGTAATCGGCGGTTCCTTGGGACTTTCGCGGGAGGTGCTGGGCCGGGCGGACTTTCGCTTGTCCTTCGGCCCGCTGACCTTTCCCCACCAGCTCATGCGGTTAATGCTTCTGGAACAGCTCTGCCGCTGTTTTAAGCATATTGATGGGCAAGGGTAA
- a CDS encoding DNA-3-methyladenine glycosylase 2 family protein, whose translation MPVFPYGHKEINHLKERDPKLGEAIDRIGLIEREIMPELFPGLVHTILAQQISNKAINTVWQRFLEAFPEVTPEAVAVADLKVIRQCGTSLRKAGYIKGVAEAVLAGKLDLRRLPLMPDEEVVKHLCALKGLGLWSAEMFLIFSLLRPDVVSWGDLAIRKGMMALYNLPELDRDTFEKYRRLYSPYGTVASLYLWEIAAGC comes from the coding sequence GTGCCCGTTTTTCCCTACGGCCACAAAGAAATAAATCATTTGAAAGAACGGGATCCCAAGCTCGGGGAGGCGATAGACAGGATTGGGCTGATTGAGCGGGAAATCATGCCTGAGTTGTTTCCGGGATTGGTCCATACCATTCTGGCCCAGCAGATTTCCAACAAAGCCATCAATACTGTCTGGCAGCGTTTTCTTGAGGCGTTTCCTGAAGTGACACCGGAGGCCGTGGCCGTCGCCGACCTTAAAGTCATCCGGCAGTGCGGTACCAGCCTGCGGAAGGCCGGCTACATTAAAGGAGTGGCAGAAGCGGTGCTGGCAGGGAAACTGGACTTGCGCCGGCTGCCGCTGATGCCTGATGAAGAGGTCGTTAAGCACTTGTGCGCTCTCAAAGGCCTGGGCCTTTGGTCCGCCGAGATGTTCTTGATTTTTTCCTTGCTGCGACCCGACGTGGTGAGCTGGGGAGACCTGGCCATCAGAAAAGGGATGATGGCCTTGTATAACCTCCCGGAGCTGGACCGGGATACTTTTGAAAAATACCGGCGGCTCTATTCGCCCTACGGTACCGTGGCTTCCCTGTACCTGTGGGAGATCGCCGCCGGCTGTTGA
- a CDS encoding YbaK/EbsC family protein gives MSVERVKQFFAERNLPYPIWEFDTSTATVELAAVALGVEPARIAKTIAIGLKEQVIVVVAKGDARIDNRKFKDCFKQKAKMLNPDEVLAATGYPVGGVCPFALGDIPVYLDVTLKEFDYVYPAAGSPNSATKITPEELAAVTGGTWVDVCK, from the coding sequence GTGAGCGTCGAAAGGGTTAAGCAGTTTTTTGCGGAAAGGAACCTCCCCTACCCCATCTGGGAATTTGACACCAGCACCGCCACGGTGGAGCTGGCGGCGGTCGCTTTGGGGGTGGAGCCGGCCAGGATCGCTAAAACCATTGCCATCGGTTTGAAAGAACAAGTCATTGTGGTGGTTGCCAAAGGGGATGCTCGTATTGATAACCGGAAATTCAAGGATTGCTTTAAGCAAAAGGCGAAAATGCTCAACCCTGATGAGGTCCTAGCTGCTACCGGGTACCCGGTGGGGGGCGTCTGCCCCTTTGCCCTGGGCGACATACCCGTTTACCTGGACGTGACCTTGAAAGAGTTTGACTATGTCTACCCGGCGGCGGGTTCCCCCAATTCCGCCACCAAGATCACGCCGGAGGAACTGGCAGCAGTGACCGGGGGAACCTGGGTAGACGTGTGTAAATAA